ATTACCCTGCCAATACCTGGGCTTTTATGCAAGGGATTCCCATGACTGCAGGAAACACCTACAAGGTGGAATTTTACCAGCGGGTTAGGGCGTCATGGGCTCCTGAAAACATGAAAGTTACCGTGGGCACAGCACAGACCGTGGCTTCGCAGACAACAACTCTGCTTACCTTGACAGGTGTGACCAACGAAAACTATATAAACAGAGTAACGGCAGATTTTACCCCCACAAGTTCAGGCACCTACTATTTTGCGTTTCACTGCTTTTCTACAACAGAAGGGTATTATTTGTGGGTTGATAATATCCGGGTGTATGAAACAACTTCTGCAACCCCAGTCTTGGCTGTCTCAGAACAAGAATGGGACTACGGCTTGGCATTTGCCAACAACAGCAGTTGCACCCCGCGCACCTTCACTGCCACAAACACGGGAGGCGGGACCCTCACCATTCCCTACGGCAATGTGAGGCTGGAAGGGCGGGACGCTGATCAGTTCACGCTGACGGACAACAACACTTATCCCATCAATCTTGGCGGTGGTCAGTCCGCTTCCTGGACCGTGAAATTCAATCCCACTTGTGAGGGTGAAAAAATTGCACGGTTGGTGATTGAAGACTCCAACGGCGCCAAATATACCGTTGCCGAAGTAAATCCTGAAACCGCTTCGCAGGCTGAACTTGTGAAGATGGGCGCATTCGGTCCCGTTCAGCCGAGAGAGAAGAGCCTGGATTTGATGCCAATCAGCTTTGAAAAACAAAAAATATATCCCGATTCCCGCAAGGGAACTGAGCCGGGCATAAATATGCAAGCCAGGCAGCAAATCACAATACCGAATTCCCAGGATGAAAAATCCCCTAACCACATCACAATGGGTCAGATTATACCTGCGGATTTCAGTGAGAAAGACAGCAAAAGCATCTCCCTGCGCGGCTTTGGCGTGAGCCAGGTTTATGAGGATTACTTTGAATCCTACACAGATTTCACGCTCAGTTTCCTGCCCTGGACCCAGTATGATGGAGACGGCTCTACAACCTATGGATTCCAAGACATTAACTTCACTAATACCGGCTACACAGGCAGCTACATTATCTTTAACCCCAGTGCAACAAACCCTGCACTCACTGGACTCACCAGCGATGCAGACGCTTTAAGCGGAGATAAATATGCAGCTTGTTTTGCGGCTACTTCTGGCTCCAACGACGACTGGCTGATCTCGCCCAAACTGAGTTTTGGAAAATATCCACGCATCAGCTTCTTCGCAAAGTCGTATGACCCGTCCTATTATCCTGAAACCTTCAACGTTCTGTATTCCACCACCGGCAACAGCTACACCGATTTCACAGCTTTAAATTCCAGCCCCATAACTGTGGGTTTGGATTGGACTCTGTTTGAAATTCAACTCCCTTATGACTGTTTCGACACCGACGTGTATTTCGCCATCCAGTGTGTTTCGCAGGATAAGTTTTTCCTGATGGTTGACGACTTCGTGGCAGGCAGCTCCAGTTGCGTTTACGCAGTGCAAAGTGGATATTGGAGCGATCCCAACACCTGGAGCACAGGATATGTTCCCGATTCCTCCGACGATGTCTGCATCCCCAACGGCATGACCGTGATTGTGGACAGCGAATATATGACCTATCCGGACTGGACTGGTATCTACAGCTATGCCAATAATCAGGCAAACGCGGCATCAGTCACCATTCATGATGGTGGTGAATTGATCATCGATTCCGGAGCAGTGTTGGCGGTGCTTGGTGATGTGGACAACAGTGGCAGCATCACCATGAATCCCGGAACTGGAAGCAACTATGACAATGAAGAAACTTATTTCTTTGTCACTGGAGATTTTACCAATACCCTAAGCGGAACACTGGACTTTTCCGGCACCTACACCAACTTCTACCTTCAGGGCGACCAAGCCCAAGCCTTCACCAATGATGGCAGCATCACCGGCTTGATCTACAACTTGTGCCTGTCGAACGTATATGGAGCCACCCTGGCGGGCGATAATCCCATCCCTGCACGCAGGGTGAACCTCTTCACCGGACAGATGTCCAACGCCTCGCAACTGGTTTTGGGAAGCTATCCCGGCGCTGCTTATGTGCAGGTTGGAAACCTGGAACAGAACAACCCCGCTGGCAGTTTCGATAAGCATCCCAGCTATGTTGAGAATACCTTCATCTTTATCTATTATGCTTCCGGAGATTCAGACTATTCCACCGGCTACGAGATTCCCGAGGATGGGATCATCGACTATATGCTGGTTTACATGGATTCCGGAACCCAATACGAGCTGACGATGAGCAG
The genomic region above belongs to Candidatus Cloacimonadota bacterium and contains:
- a CDS encoding T9SS type A sorting domain-containing protein; translation: MTAGNTYKVEFYQRVRASWAPENMKVTVGTAQTVASQTTTLLTLTGVTNENYINRVTADFTPTSSGTYYFAFHCFSTTEGYYLWVDNIRVYETTSATPVLAVSEQEWDYGLAFANNSSCTPRTFTATNTGGGTLTIPYGNVRLEGRDADQFTLTDNNTYPINLGGGQSASWTVKFNPTCEGEKIARLVIEDSNGAKYTVAEVNPETASQAELVKMGAFGPVQPREKSLDLMPISFEKQKIYPDSRKGTEPGINMQARQQITIPNSQDEKSPNHITMGQIIPADFSEKDSKSISLRGFGVSQVYEDYFESYTDFTLSFLPWTQYDGDGSTTYGFQDINFTNTGYTGSYIIFNPSATNPALTGLTSDADALSGDKYAACFAATSGSNDDWLISPKLSFGKYPRISFFAKSYDPSYYPETFNVLYSTTGNSYTDFTALNSSPITVGLDWTLFEIQLPYDCFDTDVYFAIQCVSQDKFFLMVDDFVAGSSSCVYAVQSGYWSDPNTWSTGYVPDSSDDVCIPNGMTVIVDSEYMTYPDWTGIYSYANNQANAASVTIHDGGELIIDSGAVLAVLGDVDNSGSITMNPGTGSNYDNEETYFFVTGDFTNTLSGTLDFSGTYTNFYLQGDQAQAFTNDGSITGLIYNLCLSNVYGATLAGDNPIPARRVNLFTGQMSNASQLVLGSYPGAAYVQVGNLEQNNPAGSFDKHPSYVENTFIFIYYASGDSDYSTGYEIPEDGIIDYMLVYMDSGTQYELTMSSHIIISGRLDDDDWEDEVKFIGGRLYFNGYALIYNAEDFYISGGEDVYVDDFQVELDEETQYDIPGTVATYLHTWETYGTQNGGVEMNFYNPTEWGSAMYVDAYVSDDGGQTWTLYESNVPVTNSIATLDGVTDLGASTQTRIWAFANPSVPVELSSFTAAISADNFVNLMWITQSETGVLGFYVLRGTENLLADAITVSELIPAMNTSEQQSYIFKDTELFEDGYYYYWLQNSDMDGTVSFHGPVSIEFNTIGSSVPEIPLVTELKAIYPNPFNPRAFIPFSLKEAANVNFEIYNARGQLVKRIPMGQKAPGHYRTEWDGRDDQGRACGTGVYHIRMTVGNDSFLRKAVLMK